From one Treponema denticola genomic stretch:
- a CDS encoding FecCD family ABC transporter permease, with protein sequence MQNNKNKVLKIVFLSSALLFLLAGLLISIVLSVGFGAVHIAPAEILKIAQFKILGAGSLEGIKKSAIDIVWIVRMPRILLACLTGMGLAVTGVVMQAIVQNSLADPYILGISSGASLGATLAIALGVGAKLGPNYVGLCACFSAFGTALIVINAANIKGRANSAKLLMAGIAISTIFSAFSSFIVFTTKNREAIRSITFWLMGGFGGAKWENLGLLAGVIFLGIFFFMTQYRTLNLMLLGDSVSITLGKDLHIYRQVYLLICSAIVGFLVYNAGIIGFIGLIIPHISRIFWGTNHKNIIPSSVLIGAIILIWADVLARSVSSLGEIPVGVVISLIGSPVFLYLLINKEYGFGGKA encoded by the coding sequence ATGCAAAACAATAAAAACAAGGTGCTGAAAATAGTTTTTCTATCTTCAGCACTTCTTTTTCTTTTGGCGGGACTTTTAATTTCCATAGTTCTATCGGTAGGATTCGGAGCCGTACACATAGCTCCCGCCGAAATCTTAAAAATCGCTCAATTTAAAATCTTAGGTGCCGGAAGCCTTGAAGGAATTAAAAAGTCGGCTATCGACATAGTTTGGATTGTCCGTATGCCTAGAATACTTTTAGCCTGTCTTACCGGAATGGGCTTAGCCGTAACCGGAGTTGTCATGCAGGCAATAGTACAAAACTCATTGGCAGACCCTTATATATTGGGCATTTCATCGGGAGCTTCTCTAGGGGCAACTCTTGCAATCGCTTTGGGCGTGGGTGCAAAACTGGGGCCTAATTATGTAGGCTTGTGTGCCTGCTTTTCCGCCTTTGGAACAGCCTTAATCGTAATAAATGCCGCCAACATAAAAGGCAGAGCCAATTCCGCAAAATTACTGATGGCCGGTATTGCCATAAGCACGATTTTTTCAGCCTTTTCTTCGTTTATAGTCTTTACTACAAAAAACAGGGAAGCTATAAGAAGCATTACCTTTTGGCTTATGGGAGGCTTCGGCGGAGCAAAGTGGGAAAACCTAGGACTCCTTGCAGGAGTGATATTTTTAGGAATCTTCTTTTTTATGACGCAATACCGTACCCTTAACCTGATGCTCCTCGGAGACAGCGTATCAATTACTTTAGGAAAGGACTTGCATATTTACCGCCAAGTCTATCTTTTGATATGTTCCGCCATTGTAGGTTTTTTAGTATACAACGCAGGAATAATCGGCTTTATAGGCTTAATAATTCCGCATATTTCAAGGATATTTTGGGGAACAAATCATAAAAACATAATTCCGTCATCCGTATTGATAGGAGCCATAATTCTTATATGGGCAGACGTACTGGCACGCTCCGTTTCCAGCCTAGGTGAAATACCCGTAGGAGTTGTAATCTCTCTTATAGGTTCGCCAGTATTTTTATATTTATTGATAAATAAAGAATACGGGTTTGGGGGTAAAGCATAA
- a CDS encoding ABC transporter substrate-binding protein, with protein MKKIFFRSMLLLLAVSVFLGCTPKEDQSQNSGKAMPKTEGAHYPVTITTYNYAGEPIDLTFEKAPEKVAAFYQSPIETMLALGLSDKLILAVGLDDPVKDEFKEAFSKVDYRDKRPEKEEIIDMEPDFIFAWTSLFGEKRYGDVKFWHDRGTKTYIWQNSGLKKEDALENEYQDILNIGKIFDVEDKAQEIVNKMKTEIAAAKKHVEGKTKVKAIIIEVEKEGQYRVYGERTIGGQIAMQVGADLVGKDKKGIGKEELIELNPDVIFTVYFGDYIEKDQSVEMLTKDSALQSIAALQNKKVFPINLSEVYASGIRTYDGIKTIISGLYPDL; from the coding sequence ATGAAAAAGATTTTTTTTCGCTCAATGCTGCTATTATTGGCAGTTTCGGTTTTTTTAGGATGCACTCCTAAGGAAGATCAATCACAAAATTCGGGCAAAGCAATGCCTAAAACGGAAGGAGCCCATTATCCTGTAACAATTACCACATATAATTATGCAGGAGAACCTATAGACCTTACATTTGAAAAGGCCCCGGAAAAGGTTGCAGCCTTTTACCAAAGCCCTATCGAAACAATGCTCGCTCTCGGTCTTTCCGATAAACTTATTCTTGCCGTGGGGCTTGATGATCCGGTTAAAGACGAGTTTAAAGAAGCTTTCAGCAAAGTAGACTACCGCGACAAGCGTCCCGAAAAAGAAGAAATCATCGATATGGAACCGGATTTTATTTTTGCATGGACATCATTATTCGGTGAAAAGCGCTATGGAGACGTAAAATTCTGGCATGATAGAGGTACAAAAACCTACATTTGGCAAAACTCAGGCTTAAAAAAAGAAGATGCTCTCGAAAACGAATATCAGGATATTCTAAATATAGGTAAAATTTTCGATGTAGAAGATAAAGCTCAAGAAATTGTCAATAAGATGAAAACTGAAATTGCCGCAGCAAAAAAACACGTCGAAGGCAAAACAAAGGTAAAGGCCATAATAATTGAAGTAGAAAAAGAAGGCCAGTACCGTGTTTATGGGGAAAGGACTATCGGCGGGCAAATTGCAATGCAGGTCGGTGCCGATCTTGTAGGTAAAGACAAAAAAGGAATAGGCAAGGAAGAATTAATAGAGCTTAATCCCGATGTTATCTTTACGGTTTACTTCGGCGACTATATTGAAAAAGACCAATCTGTAGAAATGCTTACAAAAGATAGTGCTTTGCAAAGCATAGCAGCACTTCAAAACAAAAAAGTTTTTCCGATTAATTTAAGTGAAGTTTATGCCAGCGGCATAAGAACCTATGACGGAATAAAGACAATTATCTCAGGTTTATATCCTGACTTATAA
- the tuf gene encoding elongation factor Tu: MAKEKFNRTKVHMNVGTIGHVDHGKTTLSAAITTYCAKKYGDKLLKYDEIDNAPEEKERGITINTRHLEYQSDKRHYAHIDCPGHADYVKNMITGAAQMDGAILVVSAPDSVMPQTKEHLLLARQVGVPSIIVFLNKVDLVDDPDLIELVEEEVRETLASYGFPEETPIIKGSAFKALQEGATAEDTACIEELLKTMDEYFKDPVRDSDKPFLLPIEDIFTIQGRGTVVTGRIERGVIKMNEEVEIVGIKPTKKTVVTGIEMFNKLLDEGEAGDNVGLLLRGIEKKEVERGQVLAKPGSIHPHTKFEAQIYVLSKEEGGRHSPFFSGYRPQFYFRTTDITGTVNLPEGTDMVKPGDNTKIIGELIHPIAMDQGLKLAIREGGRTIASGQVTNIIE, encoded by the coding sequence ATGGCAAAGGAAAAATTTAACAGAACGAAAGTTCACATGAATGTTGGTACCATTGGTCACGTTGACCATGGTAAGACCACTCTTTCGGCAGCGATCACTACGTATTGTGCAAAGAAGTACGGTGATAAGCTTCTAAAATATGACGAGATCGACAATGCGCCGGAAGAAAAAGAGCGCGGTATTACTATCAATACCCGACACTTGGAATATCAGTCCGATAAGAGACACTATGCACACATCGACTGCCCCGGCCACGCTGACTATGTTAAAAACATGATCACCGGTGCTGCTCAGATGGACGGTGCTATTCTTGTAGTTTCTGCTCCGGACTCGGTTATGCCCCAGACAAAAGAGCACTTGCTTCTTGCTCGTCAGGTAGGTGTACCTTCAATCATCGTCTTCCTTAATAAGGTTGACCTTGTTGATGATCCCGACCTTATAGAATTGGTAGAAGAAGAAGTTAGAGAAACTTTGGCATCTTACGGTTTCCCTGAGGAGACTCCCATTATCAAAGGTTCTGCTTTTAAAGCTCTTCAGGAGGGTGCAACTGCTGAAGATACGGCTTGTATTGAAGAGCTCCTTAAAACGATGGACGAATACTTTAAGGATCCTGTCCGCGATTCCGACAAACCATTCCTTCTTCCCATTGAAGATATCTTCACAATTCAGGGACGCGGTACCGTTGTTACAGGAAGAATCGAGCGCGGTGTTATCAAGATGAACGAAGAAGTTGAAATTGTAGGTATTAAGCCCACAAAGAAAACCGTTGTTACCGGCATCGAAATGTTCAACAAACTTCTTGATGAAGGTGAAGCAGGAGACAACGTAGGTCTTCTCTTGAGAGGTATTGAAAAGAAAGAAGTTGAACGCGGACAGGTTCTTGCCAAGCCCGGTTCAATTCATCCTCATACCAAATTTGAAGCTCAGATTTATGTTCTTTCAAAAGAAGAAGGCGGACGGCACAGTCCTTTCTTCTCAGGTTACAGACCTCAGTTCTATTTTAGAACTACCGACATTACCGGAACTGTAAACCTTCCTGAAGGAACAGACATGGTTAAGCCCGGCGATAATACAAAGATTATCGGTGAACTTATTCACCCCATAGCTATGGATCAAGGTCTTAAACTCGCTATTCGCGAAGGCGGACGAACTATTGCTTCGGGTCAGGTAACTAACATTATCGAATAA
- the rpsJ gene encoding 30S ribosomal protein S10: MTKEKIRVKLRGFDVELVDQSSKAIVQAVQKAGAKVCGPIPLPTRINKFTVLRSPHVNKKSREQFEMRTHKRLIDIIEPSAEVMNALLALELSAGVDVEIKQ, from the coding sequence ATGACAAAGGAAAAGATTCGCGTAAAGCTTCGCGGATTCGATGTAGAGTTGGTTGATCAGAGTTCAAAGGCTATTGTACAGGCTGTTCAAAAAGCAGGTGCAAAGGTTTGCGGTCCTATTCCGCTTCCCACTCGGATTAACAAGTTTACAGTGCTTCGCTCGCCTCACGTAAATAAAAAGTCACGTGAGCAGTTTGAAATGCGAACGCACAAAAGGTTAATCGATATTATCGAACCTTCGGCAGAAGTTATGAATGCTTTATTGGCATTGGAGCTTTCAGCCGGTGTTGATGTAGAAATTAAACAATAA
- the rplC gene encoding 50S ribosomal protein L3, with product MIGLIGKKIGMTQIFNEVGHLMPVTVIQVEPNTVVALKDKEKFGYSSVVLGLGELKEKHTSKPYAGQFSGDIKPLKLLKEFRDFDKEVAVGDKLGVEAFEKVSYLDITAISKGKGFQGVMKRWGYGGGRASHGSKFHREAGSTGHCTTPGRSFKNTTMPGRMGFDKVTVQNLQIVKIDPELGVIMVRGSVPGKKDATVFLKSAVKRAK from the coding sequence ATGATTGGACTGATTGGAAAAAAAATCGGCATGACCCAAATCTTCAATGAAGTCGGTCATCTTATGCCGGTTACGGTTATTCAGGTAGAACCCAATACCGTTGTTGCACTAAAGGACAAGGAAAAGTTCGGATACTCTTCAGTAGTGCTCGGTTTGGGTGAACTCAAAGAAAAGCACACCAGCAAACCCTATGCAGGACAGTTCAGCGGAGACATCAAGCCTTTAAAACTTTTAAAGGAATTCCGTGATTTTGACAAAGAAGTCGCAGTAGGTGATAAGCTCGGTGTAGAGGCTTTTGAAAAAGTTTCGTATTTAGACATTACGGCAATTTCAAAAGGTAAAGGTTTTCAGGGTGTTATGAAGCGATGGGGCTATGGGGGCGGTAGAGCAAGCCATGGTTCTAAGTTCCACCGTGAAGCAGGTTCGACGGGACACTGTACAACTCCGGGTCGTTCTTTTAAAAATACGACAATGCCCGGAAGAATGGGTTTTGACAAGGTTACCGTTCAAAATTTGCAAATCGTAAAGATTGATCCTGAATTGGGTGTTATAATGGTTCGCGGTTCTGTTCCGGGTAAAAAGGATGCAACTGTATTCTTAAAATCCGCAGTAAAGCGGGCTAAATAA
- the rplD gene encoding 50S ribosomal protein L4, translating to MEKKVYSVDGKELRTINLDDKVFGLPVNDDVIYYAINNELANKRVGTACTKGRAEVHGSNAKPYSQKGTGRARRGDKKSPLLVGGGTIFGPKPRDFSYSMPKKAKRLAMKSILSLKAQNDRLVVVEDFTVESGKTRDLVKILDNFAKGERAVIILKDDDSLVKRAGRNIPHLSFLAYNRLRAHDLFYGRKVIMLESAAKNLSEFYGCKEAE from the coding sequence ATGGAAAAGAAAGTCTATTCAGTCGATGGTAAAGAATTGAGGACAATTAATCTTGATGACAAGGTGTTCGGTCTTCCCGTAAATGATGATGTTATTTACTACGCCATCAATAATGAACTAGCCAATAAACGAGTCGGAACGGCTTGTACAAAGGGCAGAGCTGAGGTTCACGGTTCAAATGCCAAGCCTTACAGCCAAAAAGGTACAGGACGAGCGCGACGCGGTGATAAAAAATCCCCTCTTTTAGTCGGAGGCGGAACTATTTTTGGACCTAAACCGAGAGATTTCAGCTATTCTATGCCTAAAAAAGCAAAAAGATTGGCTATGAAGTCAATTTTGAGCCTTAAAGCTCAAAACGACAGGTTAGTGGTTGTAGAAGATTTTACGGTAGAAAGCGGAAAAACCCGCGACCTTGTAAAGATTTTAGATAACTTTGCAAAGGGCGAGCGAGCTGTTATTATTCTAAAGGATGATGATTCTTTAGTAAAAAGAGCAGGACGCAATATTCCGCATCTTTCATTTTTGGCATATAACCGCCTTCGAGCTCACGATTTATTCTACGGCCGAAAAGTTATCATGCTTGAATCTGCCGCAAAAAATCTTTCTGAATTTTACGGATGTAAGGAGGCCGAATAA
- a CDS encoding 50S ribosomal protein L23 — protein sequence MEYNDILIAPVLTEKSTELREQGKYVFKVAPKATKIQIKEAVRRLFNVKVTDCTVVNVRGKTKRLRYKEGKTSSWKKATVKLAKGETIKIFEGA from the coding sequence ATGGAATACAATGATATACTTATCGCGCCTGTTCTTACGGAAAAAAGCACAGAACTTCGCGAGCAGGGCAAATATGTTTTCAAAGTAGCGCCTAAGGCTACCAAGATTCAGATAAAGGAAGCAGTACGAAGATTGTTCAATGTAAAAGTTACCGATTGTACTGTTGTTAATGTTCGAGGAAAGACTAAGCGTCTCCGCTACAAGGAAGGTAAAACTTCATCTTGGAAAAAGGCAACCGTAAAGCTTGCTAAAGGCGAGACAATTAAGATTTTTGAAGGTGCGTAA
- the rplB gene encoding 50S ribosomal protein L2 codes for MALKEYKPMTPGLRGRIDLRKDEITAQKPEKSLTTGKKNRAGRDSRGRISVRGQGGGHKQKYRQIDFKRNKYGIPGTVRTIEYDPNRSANIALIFYADGEKRYIIAPKGLKIGQKIMSGEMATLDVANALPLEAIPVGFTVHNIELTIGRGGQMARSAGAGALVAAKEGEYVTIRLPSGETRLVNKKCYATIGEVGNEDHMNTSLGKAGRSRWLGIRPTVRGMAMNPIDHPLGGGEGRGKGRHPVTPWGQPCKGYKTRKKRNPSDSFIVSRRKKKN; via the coding sequence ATGGCTCTAAAAGAATATAAGCCGATGACGCCCGGATTGCGCGGACGAATTGATTTGCGAAAAGATGAAATTACAGCTCAAAAGCCTGAAAAGTCTTTGACTACAGGCAAAAAGAACAGAGCAGGACGCGATTCAAGAGGACGCATTTCAGTTCGAGGCCAAGGCGGCGGACATAAACAGAAATACCGACAAATCGATTTTAAGCGAAACAAATATGGTATTCCGGGCACTGTAAGGACAATCGAGTATGATCCTAACCGCAGTGCAAATATTGCATTGATTTTTTACGCTGACGGAGAAAAACGATACATCATCGCTCCCAAGGGCTTAAAAATCGGTCAAAAAATTATGAGCGGCGAAATGGCTACATTGGATGTTGCAAATGCTCTTCCTTTGGAAGCGATTCCCGTCGGCTTTACCGTGCATAATATTGAGCTTACGATCGGAAGAGGCGGACAAATGGCGCGTTCGGCAGGTGCCGGCGCATTGGTTGCTGCAAAAGAAGGCGAATATGTTACCATAAGATTGCCTTCCGGAGAAACTCGCTTGGTAAACAAAAAATGTTATGCAACAATAGGCGAAGTCGGCAATGAAGATCACATGAATACAAGTCTTGGCAAAGCCGGTCGATCAAGATGGCTTGGAATCAGACCCACCGTTCGCGGTATGGCTATGAACCCGATTGATCACCCCCTCGGCGGTGGTGAAGGACGAGGAAAGGGAAGACATCCCGTTACTCCTTGGGGTCAGCCTTGTAAGGGTTATAAGACCCGCAAGAAGCGCAATCCTTCGGATAGCTTCATTGTCTCAAGACGAAAGAAGAAGAATTAG
- the rpsS gene encoding 30S ribosomal protein S19, with protein MSRSVKKGPFIAKSLFKNVNEMNRSGKKKPIKTYSRCSTIIPEMVGNTISVHNGKTWIPVYITENLVGHKLGEFAPTRTFRKHANSDKKVGK; from the coding sequence GTGTCAAGATCAGTTAAAAAAGGACCTTTTATTGCAAAGAGTCTTTTTAAGAATGTAAATGAGATGAACAGATCGGGTAAGAAGAAACCGATTAAGACTTATTCCCGCTGTTCTACAATTATACCTGAAATGGTCGGTAACACTATTTCGGTACATAACGGCAAGACGTGGATTCCGGTTTATATAACCGAGAATCTTGTTGGACATAAACTTGGAGAGTTTGCTCCTACGCGTACATTCCGCAAACATGCAAACTCTGACAAGAAGGTTGGAAAATAG
- the rplV gene encoding 50S ribosomal protein L22 → MKMTERTGYRATTKFLIASPTKVRPVANVVKNKPYPEAMAILENMPQKGAVLISQTMKSAASNALYKNKQLDEDMLFVKEIMIDEGPRLKRIWCRGKGRADILLKRMCHITVVVDERAGE, encoded by the coding sequence ATGAAGATGACTGAAAGAACAGGATATCGAGCAACAACGAAATTTCTTATTGCATCACCTACCAAGGTAAGACCGGTGGCAAACGTTGTAAAGAACAAGCCTTATCCGGAAGCAATGGCTATTTTGGAAAATATGCCTCAAAAGGGAGCCGTCTTAATTTCTCAGACTATGAAATCGGCTGCCTCAAATGCTCTTTACAAAAATAAGCAGCTTGATGAAGATATGCTCTTTGTTAAGGAAATTATGATTGACGAAGGGCCCAGGCTAAAAAGAATTTGGTGTCGCGGCAAGGGCCGTGCAGACATTCTCTTAAAGCGAATGTGTCATATCACAGTTGTCGTTGACGAGAGAGCAGGAGAGTAG
- the rpsC gene encoding 30S ribosomal protein S3, whose translation MGQKVNPTGLRLGINKTWSSRWYAGPRNYADLLLEDLKIRAMIQEIPECKNADIAEVEIIRHPQRITIMIHTARPGVIIGVKGANIENIGAIIQKKLGKKVQIKIKEVKRAELRAALVAQNVARQLAGRASFRKVLKQACFNTMRSGAQGIKIRISGRLGGAEMSRTEEMKEGRVPLHTLRADIDYGFAEADTTYGKIGVKVWLYSGMMFGGEQKEDAGALLKKQRRPRSEKPAQEGRQ comes from the coding sequence ATGGGACAGAAAGTAAACCCTACAGGATTAAGACTTGGTATAAACAAAACTTGGTCGTCTCGCTGGTATGCAGGCCCCCGAAATTATGCCGACTTGTTGCTTGAGGATTTAAAGATTCGAGCTATGATTCAGGAAATTCCTGAATGTAAAAATGCCGACATTGCCGAAGTTGAAATCATCCGTCATCCCCAAAGGATTACGATTATGATTCACACGGCTCGTCCCGGCGTTATAATCGGTGTAAAAGGTGCCAATATCGAAAATATCGGAGCCATTATACAGAAAAAGCTCGGCAAAAAAGTGCAAATCAAAATTAAGGAAGTAAAGCGAGCCGAATTGAGAGCTGCTTTAGTTGCTCAAAACGTTGCACGCCAGCTTGCCGGAAGAGCTTCTTTCCGAAAGGTATTAAAACAGGCTTGTTTTAATACGATGAGATCCGGTGCTCAAGGTATAAAGATTAGAATTTCAGGACGCTTAGGCGGTGCTGAAATGTCGCGAACCGAAGAAATGAAGGAAGGACGCGTTCCTCTTCACACACTTCGGGCAGATATAGACTACGGTTTTGCTGAAGCGGATACAACCTATGGAAAGATAGGTGTTAAGGTATGGCTTTACAGCGGAATGATGTTTGGCGGAGAACAAAAAGAAGATGCCGGTGCCTTGCTCAAAAAGCAAAGAAGACCCCGCTCTGAAAAGCCCGCTCAAGAAGGGAGGCAATAA
- the rplP gene encoding 50S ribosomal protein L16, with translation MMFSPKRVKHRKVQRGRIKGEATRCNNIDFGDYALVSLEPFLLTNRQIEAARVALNRKIKRGGKLWIRVFPDKPYSKKPAEVRMGGGKGAPEYWVAVVKPGTIIFELAGVDKNLAEQAMTLAGSKLPFKTRFAEQIQAD, from the coding sequence ATTATGTTTAGTCCCAAACGTGTAAAACATAGAAAGGTTCAGCGCGGTAGAATCAAGGGCGAAGCTACACGATGCAACAACATCGATTTCGGTGATTACGCCTTAGTTTCTCTTGAGCCTTTTTTGCTTACAAACAGACAGATTGAAGCTGCCCGTGTTGCTTTGAATCGTAAGATTAAGCGAGGCGGAAAATTGTGGATTCGAGTTTTTCCGGATAAACCCTATTCAAAGAAACCCGCTGAAGTTCGAATGGGCGGCGGAAAAGGCGCCCCCGAATACTGGGTAGCGGTTGTAAAACCCGGAACTATTATTTTTGAATTAGCCGGTGTTGATAAGAATTTGGCCGAACAAGCTATGACCTTGGCAGGAAGCAAACTTCCCTTTAAGACAAGGTTTGCCGAGCAGATTCAGGCCGACTAA
- the rpmC gene encoding 50S ribosomal protein L29 — protein MKKKSKYREMSYKELVSKRNDLKQKYMDLRFQAVVGHLDNPLEKRSMRREIAMLNTFIRQKELAGEGAN, from the coding sequence ATGAAAAAGAAGTCAAAATACAGAGAAATGTCGTATAAAGAACTTGTTTCAAAACGCAATGATCTAAAGCAAAAATACATGGATTTGAGATTTCAAGCTGTGGTAGGCCATTTGGATAACCCTCTTGAAAAGAGAAGTATGCGTCGTGAAATAGCGATGTTAAATACCTTTATCCGCCAAAAAGAATTGGCCGGCGAAGGTGCAAATTAG
- the rpsQ gene encoding 30S ribosomal protein S17 translates to METTENTKKIGKREFVGIVTSDKMNKTIVVEVRTKKLHKLYKKYVSSSKKYKAHDEENTAHIGDTVRIVEHKPISKDKAWMLTEVIERAK, encoded by the coding sequence GTGGAAACAACAGAAAATACAAAAAAAATCGGGAAGCGCGAGTTTGTCGGAATTGTAACAAGCGACAAGATGAATAAAACCATCGTCGTTGAAGTCCGAACTAAAAAGCTTCATAAGCTTTACAAAAAATACGTATCGAGCAGCAAAAAATACAAGGCTCACGATGAAGAGAATACGGCTCACATCGGCGATACCGTAAGAATTGTAGAGCATAAGCCCATCAGTAAGGATAAGGCTTGGATGCTTACTGAAGTTATTGAGCGGGCTAAGTAA
- the rplN gene encoding 50S ribosomal protein L14, with translation MIQVETRLNVADNSGAKLVECIKVIGGSKRRYAGIGDIIVVAVKEALPTSVIKKGAVEKAVIVRVSKEYRRPDGTYIRFDDNACVIIDDNKNPKGKRIFGPVARELRDHDYMKIVSLAPEVL, from the coding sequence ATGATACAGGTTGAAACAAGATTAAACGTTGCCGATAACTCAGGCGCTAAACTCGTCGAATGTATTAAGGTTATCGGCGGATCAAAACGCAGATATGCAGGTATTGGGGATATAATCGTTGTGGCAGTTAAAGAAGCTTTGCCCACATCGGTTATTAAAAAGGGCGCGGTAGAAAAAGCCGTTATTGTACGCGTTTCAAAAGAATACCGCCGTCCCGACGGAACTTATATTCGCTTTGATGATAACGCTTGCGTAATCATCGACGATAATAAAAACCCTAAGGGAAAACGTATTTTCGGCCCTGTAGCCAGAGAGCTTCGTGATCATGATTACATGAAGATAGTTTCTCTTGCTCCGGAAGTTCTTTAA
- the rplX gene encoding 50S ribosomal protein L24: MAGKMKIHRNDNVEIIAGKERGKRGEVVKVLQEDNKVIVGGLNMTKKAMRKRSQQDQGGIVEIEAPISASNVMIICKKCGKTRIAYEIKDGKKIRVCRKCGEAL; this comes from the coding sequence ATGGCAGGAAAGATGAAAATTCACCGCAATGATAATGTTGAAATTATTGCAGGTAAGGAAAGGGGCAAGCGGGGCGAAGTCGTAAAGGTCTTGCAGGAAGATAATAAGGTTATTGTCGGCGGGCTTAATATGACAAAAAAAGCCATGCGCAAACGAAGCCAGCAGGATCAGGGCGGAATTGTAGAAATTGAAGCTCCGATATCTGCATCCAATGTTATGATTATATGCAAGAAGTGCGGCAAAACCCGAATTGCATACGAAATAAAGGACGGCAAAAAAATAAGAGTCTGCCGTAAGTGTGGAGAAGCGTTATAA
- the rplE gene encoding 50S ribosomal protein L5 codes for MSNYVPRLKKVYTEQIMPELKKEFNYSSVMQIPRLKKVVVSMGVGVALTNRKLLDAAVTDLETITGQKAVKTKARKSIANFKLREGNEIGAMVTLRGARMYEFLDRFINVALPRVKDFRGVNPNGFDGRGNYSVGITEQIIFPEIDFDKIERISGLNVSVVTSAETDQEARSLLAKFGMPFRK; via the coding sequence ATGAGTAATTATGTACCTCGGCTTAAGAAAGTCTATACGGAACAGATCATGCCCGAGCTTAAAAAGGAATTTAACTACAGTTCCGTTATGCAAATTCCTCGGCTTAAAAAAGTCGTAGTAAGCATGGGTGTTGGTGTAGCTCTCACGAATAGGAAACTACTTGATGCTGCAGTAACTGACCTTGAAACAATTACAGGTCAAAAAGCTGTGAAAACAAAGGCAAGAAAGAGTATAGCAAACTTTAAACTTCGTGAGGGAAATGAGATTGGGGCAATGGTAACACTGCGCGGTGCTAGAATGTATGAATTCTTAGACCGCTTTATCAATGTTGCTTTGCCGCGTGTTAAGGATTTCCGCGGAGTTAACCCGAACGGTTTTGACGGTCGCGGAAACTATTCAGTGGGTATTACCGAGCAGATCATCTTCCCCGAAATCGACTTCGATAAGATCGAACGCATTTCAGGATTGAATGTGAGCGTAGTAACTTCTGCCGAGACTGATCAAGAGGCAAGATCGCTTCTTGCAAAGTTTGGTATGCCCTTTAGGAAGTAA
- a CDS encoding type Z 30S ribosomal protein S14, producing MATVAKINQANRKAKYPTRQYNRCKVCGRPRGYLRKFKMCRVCFRKLASEGQIPGVTKSSW from the coding sequence ATGGCTACAGTTGCAAAAATTAATCAAGCTAACAGAAAAGCGAAGTATCCGACACGGCAGTATAATAGATGTAAGGTTTGCGGACGCCCCAGAGGTTATCTGCGAAAATTCAAGATGTGCCGTGTTTGTTTTAGAAAATTGGCAAGCGAAGGGCAAATCCCCGGCGTTACAAAGTCGAGTTGGTAG
- the rpsH gene encoding 30S ribosomal protein S8 has protein sequence MSVSDPIADMLTKIRNAASAGHESVDVPSSKMKWEIISILKSEGYIKNFKKMTQDGAGNIRVFLKYDDKESSVIHGIERVSTPGRRVYLGYKSLPRVFNGYGTLIVSTSKGIITGKAAGESQVGGELICKVW, from the coding sequence ATGAGTGTTTCAGATCCAATAGCAGATATGCTTACTAAAATTAGAAATGCTGCTTCAGCCGGTCACGAATCGGTTGATGTTCCTTCTTCAAAGATGAAGTGGGAAATTATCAGTATTCTTAAATCAGAAGGGTATATTAAAAACTTTAAAAAAATGACCCAAGACGGGGCCGGCAACATCCGCGTATTCTTAAAATATGATGATAAAGAATCTTCGGTTATTCACGGAATCGAAAGGGTTTCTACACCCGGCCGCCGAGTATATTTAGGTTATAAGAGCTTACCGAGAGTTTTTAACGGCTACGGTACTCTTATAGTATCGACTTCAAAGGGTATCATTACCGGAAAAGCTGCCGGCGAAAGCCAAGTAGGCGGCGAGCTTATTTGCAAGGTTTGGTAG